A window of Mercenaria mercenaria strain notata chromosome 16, MADL_Memer_1, whole genome shotgun sequence contains these coding sequences:
- the LOC123541151 gene encoding zinc finger protein 658B-like → MEPERESHMDSHSEERPFKCTVCHKTFTMNHYLKLHMQVHNKERPFECIKCKKTFKMSRRLKVHVCIRPKSRPFECYICKKSFKSSYTLKTHMHVHTNERPYKCTVCKTAFTWPDGLKVHMRIHTKEIPYRCTICSRAFSQCGTLSKHMLIHTGDRPHTCVICGKEFSQLNSLKLHMSIHIGDQYECEICKKSFGQLRALKRHMYVHTEVQPHECTVCKKRFSRIDQLKIHKNIHTRERVYECEICKKTLFHSSSFKYHMLKHSGEYPESLRCKVCYKGMPNFYSLKKHMKIHTEERPYQCDICLKKFRQRESLKTHMNIHLEDCPYKCKICTRNCGSSGSLKCHMLTHTREKNYECKICNKKVARKFDLKTHNARHHVAKGQYECDICKKTFHQSEGLKTHMLFHTKERPYECDICKKTYITLSNLKLHMRIHTGEAHFACGKCGKVLRSSASLKKHLQIHEKEPFVCNICGKTVVYKENVELHMTLFHSDNQCPNV, encoded by the coding sequence ATGGAACCAGAACGAGAATCTCACATGGACAGCCATTCTGAAGAAAGACCATTTAAATGCACTGTTTGCCACAAAACATTTACAatgaatcattatttaaagttacATATGCAGGTTCATAATAAAGAGCGACCATTTGAATGCATTAAATGCaagaaaacattcaaaatgtctCGTCGTTTAAAGGTTCATGTGTGCATCCGCCCAAAAAGTCGACCATTTGAATGTTACATATGCAAGAAATCATTTAAGTCATCCTACACTCTGAAGACACATATGCATGTACACACCAATGAGCGCCCATACAAATGTACCGTGTGTAAAACAGCATTTACGTGGCCTGATGGTTTGAAGGTTCACATGCGAATCCACACAAAAGAAATTCCATACAGGTGTACAATCTGCAGCCGAGCATTTTCTCAATGTGGAACACTGAGCAAACACATGCTTATACATACTGGAGACCGTCCTCATACTTGTGTTATTTGTGGAAAAGAATTTTCTCAACTGAATAGTTTAAAGTTACATATGAGTATACATATAGGTGACCAATATGAATGTGAGATATGTAAGAAGTCGTTCGGACAATTACGAGCCTTAAAAAGACACATGTATGTCCACACAGAAGTGCAACCTCATGAATGCACTGTTTGCAAAAAAAGGTTCTCTCGTATAGACCAGTTAAAGATACACAAAAATATACACACCCGAGAACGTGTTTATGAatgtgaaatttgtaaaaagacaTTATTTCATTCTTCATCTTTTAAATATCACATGCTGAAGCATTCAGGAGAATATCCAGAGAGTCTTAGATGTAAAGTATGTTATAAAGGTATGCCTAATTTTTATAGTTTGAAGAAGCATATGAAAATTCATACTGAAGAACGTCCTTATCAGTGTGATATTTGCTTGAAAAAATTCCGCCAACGAGAATCACTTAAGACGCACATGAACATCCATTTAGAGGATTGTCCATACAAGTGCAAGATTTGTACGAGAAATTGTGGTAGTTCTGGTAGTCTAAAATGTCATATGTTAACTCATACACGTGAGAAAAATTatgaatgtaaaatatgtaacaaaaaggTTGCAAGGAAATTTGACTTAAAGACTCACAACGCTAGGCACCATGTGGCTAAGGGCCAATATGAATGTGATATTTGCAAGAAAACATTTCACCAGTCTGAAGGATTAAAAACACACATgttatttcatacaaaagaaCGTCCATATGAATGTGATATATGTAAGAAAACATACATTACACTTAGTAATCTGAAGCTTCACATGCGCATTCACACTGGGGAAGCTCATTTTGCATGTGGTAAGTGCGGAAAGGTGCTAAGAAGTTCAGCGAGTCTAAAAAAACACCTGCAGATTCATGAAAAGGAGCCCTTTGTATGCAACATATGTGGAAAAACTGTTGTCTATAAGGAAAATGTAGAGTTGCATATGACACTTTTCCATTCTGATAACCAATGTCCTAATGTTTGA